Proteins encoded together in one Anguilla anguilla isolate fAngAng1 chromosome 9, fAngAng1.pri, whole genome shotgun sequence window:
- the LOC118236388 gene encoding core histone macro-H2A.1 isoform X3 gives MSSRGGKKKTTKTSRSTKAGVIFPVGRMLRYIKKGLPKYRIGVGAPVYMAAVLEYLTAEILELAGNAARDNKKGRVTPRHILLAIANDEELNQLLKGVTIAAGGVLPNIHPELLAKKRGSKGKLEAIITPPPTKKSKTSPAKKSAAKKAGGKRGPGKAKKKQGEVSKAASADSTTEGTPADGFTVLSTKSLFLGQKVAPWRRREGRSLGRPFRSCARRTAP, from the exons ATGTCCAGCCGCGGAGGAAAAAAGAAGACCACCAAGACGTCGCGGTCCACCAAGGCCGGCGTGATCTTCCCCGTGGGCAGGATGCTGCGCTACATTAAGAAGGGGCTCCCCAAGTACCGGATCGGCGTGGGGGCCCCCGTCTACATGGCCGCCGTGCTGGAGTACCTGACCG ccGAAATCTTGGAGCTGGCCGGGAACGCCGCGCGGGACAACAAGAAGGGACGTGTCACCCCGAGGCACATCCTGCTGGCCATCGCCAACGACGAGGAGCTcaaccag CTGCTGAAGGGCGTGACCATCGCGGCGGGGGGGGTCCTGCCAAACATCCACCCCGAGCTGCTGGCCAAGAAGAGGGGCAGCAAGGGCAAGCTGGAGGCCATCATCACCCCGCCTCCCACCAAGAAGTCCAAGACGTCGCCCGCCAAGAAGTCCGCCGCCAAGAAGGCTGGAGGGAAGAGGGGGCCCGGGAAGGCCAAG aagAAGCAGGGGGAGGTGAGCAAGGCCGCCAGCGCGGACAGCACAACGGAGGGAACCCCGGCCGATGGCTTCACCGTCCTCTCCACAAAGAGCCTGTTCCTGGGCCAGAAG GTAGCGCCCTGGagaagaagggagggaaggagttTGGGGAGGCCGTTCAGGAGCTGCGCAAGAAGAACGGCCCCCTAG
- the LOC118236388 gene encoding core histone macro-H2A.1 isoform X1, with the protein MSSRGGKKKTTKTSRSTKAGVIFPVGRMLRYIKKGLPKYRIGVGAPVYMAAVLEYLTAEILELAGNAARDNKKGRVTPRHILLAIANDEELNQLLKGVTIAAGGVLPNIHPELLAKKRGSKGKLEAIITPPPTKKSKTSPAKKSAAKKAGGKRGPGKAKKKQGEVSKAASADSTTEGTPADGFTVLSTKSLFLGQKLNLIHSEISNLAGFDVEGVVNPTNADIDLKDDLGSALEKKGGKEFGEAVQELRKKNGPLEVAGAALTSGFGLPAKFVIHCHSPGWGSDKCEELLDKTVKNCLALADEKKLKSVAFPSIGSGRNGFPKQTAAQLILKAISSYFVATMSSSIKTVYFVLFDSESIGIYVQEMAKLDSN; encoded by the exons ATGTCCAGCCGCGGAGGAAAAAAGAAGACCACCAAGACGTCGCGGTCCACCAAGGCCGGCGTGATCTTCCCCGTGGGCAGGATGCTGCGCTACATTAAGAAGGGGCTCCCCAAGTACCGGATCGGCGTGGGGGCCCCCGTCTACATGGCCGCCGTGCTGGAGTACCTGACCG ccGAAATCTTGGAGCTGGCCGGGAACGCCGCGCGGGACAACAAGAAGGGACGTGTCACCCCGAGGCACATCCTGCTGGCCATCGCCAACGACGAGGAGCTcaaccag CTGCTGAAGGGCGTGACCATCGCGGCGGGGGGGGTCCTGCCAAACATCCACCCCGAGCTGCTGGCCAAGAAGAGGGGCAGCAAGGGCAAGCTGGAGGCCATCATCACCCCGCCTCCCACCAAGAAGTCCAAGACGTCGCCCGCCAAGAAGTCCGCCGCCAAGAAGGCTGGAGGGAAGAGGGGGCCCGGGAAGGCCAAG aagAAGCAGGGGGAGGTGAGCAAGGCCGCCAGCGCGGACAGCACAACGGAGGGAACCCCGGCCGATGGCTTCACCGTCCTCTCCACAAAGAGCCTGTTCCTGGGCCAGAAG CTCAACCTCATTCACAGTGAAATCAGTAACTTGGCTGGATTTGACGTGGAGGGTGTAGTCAACCCCACCAATGCTGACATTGACCTTAAAGATGATCTAG GTAGCGCCCTGGagaagaagggagggaaggagttTGGGGAGGCCGTTCAGGAGCTGCGCAAGAAGAACGGCCCCCTAGAGGTGGCAGGAG CCGCCCTGACCTCCGGCTTTGGGCTTCCCGCCAAGTTTGTGATCCACTGCCACAGCCCCGGCTGGGGCTCGGACAAGTGCGAGGAGCTGCTGGACAAGACGGTGAAGAACTGCCTGGCCCTGGCCGACGAGAAGAAGCTCAAGTCCGTGGCTTTCCCCTCCATTGGCAGCGGAAG GAATGGCTTCCCGAAGCAGACAGCCGCCCAGCTCATCCTGAAGGCCATCTCCAGCTACTTCGTGGCCACGATGTCCTCTTCAATCAAGACGGTTTACTTTGTGCTGTTCGACAGCGAGAGCATAGGGATCTACGTGCAGGAAATGGCCAAGCTTGATTCCAACTAA
- the LOC118236388 gene encoding core histone macro-H2A.1 isoform X2: MSSRGGKKKTTKTSRSTKAGVIFPVGRMLRYIKKGLPKYRIGVGAPVYMAAVLEYLTAEILELAGNAARDNKKGRVTPRHILLAIANDEELNQLLKGVTIAAGGVLPNIHPELLAKKRGSKGKLEAIITPPPTKKSKTSPAKKSAAKKAGGKRGPGKAKKKQGEVSKAASADSTTEGTPADGFTVLSTKSLFLGQKLQVVQADIATIDSDAVIHPTNSSFHTGGEVGSALEKKGGKEFGEAVQELRKKNGPLEVAGAALTSGFGLPAKFVIHCHSPGWGSDKCEELLDKTVKNCLALADEKKLKSVAFPSIGSGRNGFPKQTAAQLILKAISSYFVATMSSSIKTVYFVLFDSESIGIYVQEMAKLDSN; this comes from the exons ATGTCCAGCCGCGGAGGAAAAAAGAAGACCACCAAGACGTCGCGGTCCACCAAGGCCGGCGTGATCTTCCCCGTGGGCAGGATGCTGCGCTACATTAAGAAGGGGCTCCCCAAGTACCGGATCGGCGTGGGGGCCCCCGTCTACATGGCCGCCGTGCTGGAGTACCTGACCG ccGAAATCTTGGAGCTGGCCGGGAACGCCGCGCGGGACAACAAGAAGGGACGTGTCACCCCGAGGCACATCCTGCTGGCCATCGCCAACGACGAGGAGCTcaaccag CTGCTGAAGGGCGTGACCATCGCGGCGGGGGGGGTCCTGCCAAACATCCACCCCGAGCTGCTGGCCAAGAAGAGGGGCAGCAAGGGCAAGCTGGAGGCCATCATCACCCCGCCTCCCACCAAGAAGTCCAAGACGTCGCCCGCCAAGAAGTCCGCCGCCAAGAAGGCTGGAGGGAAGAGGGGGCCCGGGAAGGCCAAG aagAAGCAGGGGGAGGTGAGCAAGGCCGCCAGCGCGGACAGCACAACGGAGGGAACCCCGGCCGATGGCTTCACCGTCCTCTCCACAAAGAGCCTGTTCCTGGGCCAGAAG TTGCAAGTTGTGCAAGCTGACATTGCCACCATCGACAGCGACGCTGTTATTCACCCGACCAATTCTTCCTTCCATACGGGGGGTGAAGTAG GTAGCGCCCTGGagaagaagggagggaaggagttTGGGGAGGCCGTTCAGGAGCTGCGCAAGAAGAACGGCCCCCTAGAGGTGGCAGGAG CCGCCCTGACCTCCGGCTTTGGGCTTCCCGCCAAGTTTGTGATCCACTGCCACAGCCCCGGCTGGGGCTCGGACAAGTGCGAGGAGCTGCTGGACAAGACGGTGAAGAACTGCCTGGCCCTGGCCGACGAGAAGAAGCTCAAGTCCGTGGCTTTCCCCTCCATTGGCAGCGGAAG GAATGGCTTCCCGAAGCAGACAGCCGCCCAGCTCATCCTGAAGGCCATCTCCAGCTACTTCGTGGCCACGATGTCCTCTTCAATCAAGACGGTTTACTTTGTGCTGTTCGACAGCGAGAGCATAGGGATCTACGTGCAGGAAATGGCCAAGCTTGATTCCAACTAA